In the Armatimonadota bacterium genome, GCCGCAGCACGCGGCCGGCGGTGCCCGCGCTGCCGTTACCGTCCGGTGACAGTGCCCGTGCTAGGATGGGCTGCGCACACTATGCATCCGGCGTGGGGCAGGACACGCCGGAACCACGGCACGAGGAGGTCGAGATGAAGCGAACTGCGCTGCTGGTCGTGATGCTGGTGCTGGTGGTCGTCCCCATCAGCCTGGTCAGGGCACAGGCGCCGCGGACGCACTACGGCGCCATCCTCACCGGCGACGAGCAGGTGCCCCGGGTCGCGACCCGCGCCTACGGGACGGCGGTCTTCGAGGTGCAGCCCGGGGGCAACGCCATCCGGTACTGGCTTACGGTCGTCGACATCGCCAACGTGCAGATGGCCCACATTCACATCGGCGCCCCGGGCCAGGCGGGACCGGTCGCCGTCTGGCTCTACCCCGCTGCCCCGCCGCCCCGCCCGATTCCGGGCGTGACCAGCGACCAGCTGGCCGAGGGCACGTTCACCGCAGCCAACTTCGTGGGCCCGCTGGCCCGGCAGCCCATGAGCGCGTTGCTGACAGCCATCGCCCAGGGCAACGCCTACGTGAACGTGCACACGGCCGCCAACCCCGGCGGGGAGATCCGCGGGCAGATCAGGTAGCCGCGCGCCGTCCTGGGTGCACCCGGGCGAGCACCCAGCGCACGCTGCGTGTTGGGGGGAGCGGGCGCGACCCTGTTGGGGTCGCGCCCGCTCCTGCGTCGCAGTCCAGCTTTCGACCTGAGGGTACCCGCAGGCACGCGGCCTGCGGACACCCTGGGCGACCACGCCCGCAGGCCCGCGGCCTGAGGATACCCGGGTGACGACGCCCGCACCCTGCGGGCCGACAGCCGCGCTCCAGGCGCCCCCCGCTCCATTCACCGGCTCCCGGCGCGGCGGCCTTTGGCCTGGAACTGTCGCTCGTACAGCGCGCGCACCTGGGCCAGCGACGTGGCGTCCTCGGGGCGCTTGTCGTCGCGCACACGGGTGATGCGCGCAAAGCGCAGGGCGAACCCCGACGCGTACTGCGGGCTGCGCTGGATCTCGTTGTAGGCCACCTCGACCACGACCTCGGGCCGCACGGTCACGGTGACGCCGTCGTCGGCGGTCGCCAGCGCCAGCAACCGGGCGGTCATGGCCCGGAACTCGTCGTCGGTCAGCCCCTTGAACGTCTTGCCCACGGGCGCCCAGCCGCCGTCATCGGCGCGCACCGCCAGATGGTAGTTCGACAGCCACCCGCGCCGGCGTCCCGACCCCCAGTCGGCCGCGAGCACGACACAGTCCACGGTCTCGACCGGCTTCACCTTGAACCAGCGCTTACCACGGCTGCCCGGGGTGTAGGGACTGTCCAGTGCCTTGGCCACGACCCCCTCGTGTCCCGCAGCCAGCGCCTCGGCGAGGAACGCACGGGCGTCGTCGAGGTTCGCAGGCACGATCCGACGCGCCAGGTGCGCACCGCCCGTGACTGCCGCGAGCGCCTCCCAGCGCGCCGCGTAGGGCTCGTCGATCAGCGTCCGGCCATCCAGCCACAGCAGGTCGAACAGGTGCAGGACCAGCGGGACCTCGTGGGCGGCCGCGTCGATCGCCCGCACGCGCCCGAACCGCCGCATGAGGTCCTGGAAGGGCAGCGGCCGGCCGTCGGCGTCTGTGGCGACCACCTCGCCGTCGGCAATGAGCTCGGTCGCCCGCAGATCGCGTTGCACCAGGGCCACGATGTCGGGCAGGCTCGCCGTGACCTCGCTGAGCCGCCGGCTCCAGATGCGCACCACGTCACCGCGCTTGTGGATCTGCACCCGCGCGCCATCGTACTTGTACTCGAGCGCGGTGCGCCCCCCGTGGACCGCGAAGACCTCCGCCAGCTCGGTGGCCATCTCGGCCAGCATGGGCGCCAGCGGCACGAAGAGCGTCACCCCGGTGTCCGCCAGCCCCGCAGCACCGCAGGTGAGCGCGATGCGGGCCACCTCGCCGAGGTCGGCGCGGACCAGGGCCGCCCGGCGCACCAGCGCCGGGGGCACCCCCGCCGCCTGCGCCAGCGCCTCTTGCAGGAGCCCCTCGTCGAACCCGATGCGCATCTCGCCCAGCACGATCCGCTGCAGCACGGCCCGTTC is a window encoding:
- a CDS encoding ATP-dependent DNA ligase, yielding MRFDEFCRLCRELEATRSRRVKIAQAAAFLRRLAPEEIVPAAAFLAGRALPATDPRALDVSWAALAEARAAAGPPPTASVLELLDVAAAFSAVADLSGPGARRARIARLGALLAQATEDERAVLQRIVLGEMRIGFDEGLLQEALAQAAGVPPALVRRAALVRADLGEVARIALTCGAAGLADTGVTLFVPLAPMLAEMATELAEVFAVHGGRTALEYKYDGARVQIHKRGDVVRIWSRRLSEVTASLPDIVALVQRDLRATELIADGEVVATDADGRPLPFQDLMRRFGRVRAIDAAAHEVPLVLHLFDLLWLDGRTLIDEPYAARWEALAAVTGGAHLARRIVPANLDDARAFLAEALAAGHEGVVAKALDSPYTPGSRGKRWFKVKPVETVDCVVLAADWGSGRRRGWLSNYHLAVRADDGGWAPVGKTFKGLTDDEFRAMTARLLALATADDGVTVTVRPEVVVEVAYNEIQRSPQYASGFALRFARITRVRDDKRPEDATSLAQVRALYERQFQAKGRRAGSR
- a CDS encoding CHRD domain-containing protein; translated protein: MKRTALLVVMLVLVVVPISLVRAQAPRTHYGAILTGDEQVPRVATRAYGTAVFEVQPGGNAIRYWLTVVDIANVQMAHIHIGAPGQAGPVAVWLYPAAPPPRPIPGVTSDQLAEGTFTAANFVGPLARQPMSALLTAIAQGNAYVNVHTAANPGGEIRGQIR